In the Corynebacterium suedekumii genome, one interval contains:
- a CDS encoding RNA polymerase sigma factor, whose translation MTKHSARDDAVVTDLALRAGRGDRDALTEFIRATQDDVWRLLAHLGGRDIADDLTQETYLRVMSALPRFAARSSARTWLLSLARRVWVDNIRHDMARPRKSVTEYEDAAAASQVNGANASSWSDWIDARTLIDALPPERREALILTQVLGYTYEEAAKITGVRIGTIRSRVARARKDLIEATGPV comes from the coding sequence GTGACCAAGCACTCCGCCCGCGATGACGCCGTCGTCACCGACCTGGCCCTCCGCGCCGGCCGGGGCGACCGCGACGCGCTCACGGAGTTCATCCGCGCCACCCAGGACGACGTGTGGCGCCTGCTCGCCCACCTCGGCGGCCGCGACATCGCCGACGACCTCACCCAGGAGACCTACCTGCGGGTCATGAGCGCCCTCCCCCGCTTCGCAGCCCGCTCCTCCGCGCGCACGTGGCTGCTCTCGCTCGCGCGCCGCGTGTGGGTGGACAACATCCGCCACGACATGGCGCGTCCCCGCAAATCCGTCACCGAATACGAGGACGCCGCCGCCGCATCGCAGGTCAACGGCGCGAACGCCTCCTCCTGGTCCGACTGGATCGACGCCCGCACGCTTATCGACGCCCTCCCTCCCGAACGCCGCGAAGCCCTCATCCTCACCCAGGTCCTCGGCTACACCTACGAGGAGGCCGCCAAGATCACCGGCGTGCGCATCGGCACCATCCGCTCCCGTGTCGCCCGTGCCCGCAAGGACCTCATCGAGGCGACCGGGCCGGTGTGA
- a CDS encoding catalase — MSNDQSAIDKILSRGLRPHTTGHTTRHNGAPVASENISVTVGQQGPNILNDIHMIEKLAHFNRENVPERIPHAKGHGAFGELHITEDVSQYTKAKLFQPGTVTPMGARFSTVAGEKGSPDTWRDVHGFALRFFTEDGNYDIVGNNTPVFFVRDGVKFPDFIHSQKRLNGSGLRDADMQWDFWTRTPESAHQVTYLMGDRGTPKTNRHMNGYGSHTFQWINEAGEAFWVKYHFISRQDVENFTDEEATTMAGENADYHRQDLWDSIENGDYPIWDVKVQIMPVAEAENYRFNPFDLTKIWSKKDYPRIDVGYFVLNRNPHSHFAQIEQIALDPSNLVPGIGFSPDRMLQARIFAYADQQRYRIGPNYRDLPINRPIDDVNTYSREGHMAYEFEDATQPSYSPNRYDKGAGYLDNGEDSSSGVTYGEATDTYVGADNHGTDLVRAAYVQHPEDGDFVQAGTLYREVFDDAAKERIANNIAGAMEGVSPEVEERVYWYWSSVDENLGNRVREIYTANKNK, encoded by the coding sequence ATGTCGAACGACCAGTCCGCCATCGACAAGATCCTCAGCCGCGGTCTGCGCCCGCACACCACCGGCCACACCACCCGCCACAACGGCGCGCCCGTTGCGTCGGAGAACATCTCGGTCACCGTCGGCCAGCAGGGTCCCAACATCCTCAACGACATCCACATGATCGAGAAGCTCGCCCACTTCAACCGCGAGAACGTTCCCGAGCGCATCCCCCACGCCAAGGGCCACGGCGCCTTCGGCGAGCTCCACATCACCGAGGACGTCTCGCAGTACACCAAGGCCAAGCTGTTCCAGCCCGGCACCGTCACCCCGATGGGCGCCCGCTTCTCGACGGTCGCGGGCGAGAAGGGATCCCCCGACACCTGGCGCGACGTCCACGGCTTCGCCCTGCGCTTCTTCACCGAGGACGGCAACTACGACATCGTGGGCAACAACACCCCCGTCTTCTTCGTCCGTGACGGCGTGAAGTTCCCCGACTTCATCCACTCCCAGAAGCGCCTCAACGGCTCCGGCCTCCGTGACGCCGACATGCAGTGGGACTTCTGGACCCGCACCCCCGAGTCCGCCCACCAGGTCACCTACCTCATGGGCGACCGCGGCACCCCCAAGACCAACCGCCACATGAACGGCTACGGCTCCCACACCTTCCAGTGGATCAACGAGGCCGGCGAAGCCTTCTGGGTGAAGTACCACTTCATCTCCCGCCAGGACGTGGAGAACTTCACCGACGAGGAAGCCACCACGATGGCCGGCGAGAACGCCGACTACCACCGCCAGGACCTGTGGGACTCCATCGAGAACGGCGACTACCCGATCTGGGACGTCAAGGTCCAGATCATGCCCGTCGCCGAGGCCGAGAACTACCGCTTCAACCCCTTCGACCTGACCAAGATCTGGTCCAAGAAGGACTACCCGCGCATCGACGTCGGCTACTTCGTGCTCAACCGCAACCCCCACAGCCACTTCGCACAGATCGAGCAGATCGCCCTCGACCCGTCCAACCTGGTCCCCGGCATCGGCTTCTCCCCGGACCGCATGCTGCAGGCACGCATCTTCGCCTACGCCGACCAGCAGCGCTACCGCATCGGGCCGAACTACCGTGACCTGCCGATCAACCGCCCGATCGACGACGTCAACACCTACAGCCGCGAGGGCCACATGGCCTACGAGTTCGAGGACGCCACCCAGCCCTCCTACTCCCCGAACCGCTACGACAAGGGCGCCGGATACCTGGACAACGGAGAGGACTCCTCCTCCGGCGTGACCTACGGCGAGGCCACCGACACCTACGTCGGCGCCGACAACCACGGCACCGACCTCGTCCGCGCCGCCTACGTCCAGCACCCGGAGGACGGCGACTTCGTCCAGGCCGGCACTCTCTACCGCGAGGTCTTTGACGACGCCGCGAAGGAGCGCATCGCCAACAACATCGCCGGTGCAATGGAGGGCGTCTCTCCTGAGGTGGAGGAGCGCGTCTACTGGTACTGGAGCTCCGTCGACGAGAACCTGGGCAACCGGGTCCGCGAGATCTACACCGCCAACAAGAACAAGTAA
- a CDS encoding Na+/H+ antiporter subunit G, protein MTVAEIIVSILAVLATVMVVATAVAMWRAPDALTRVNLLGPVVGVAVPFLLMGKLILDWSTTGFDPNNTIRAILAIAGVWIVASVGSYYIGRSIYGVTVVDRKAEQQQAYR, encoded by the coding sequence ATGACCGTCGCTGAGATCATCGTCTCCATCCTGGCCGTCCTCGCCACCGTCATGGTGGTCGCCACCGCCGTCGCCATGTGGCGCGCCCCCGACGCGCTCACCCGGGTCAACCTGCTCGGCCCCGTCGTCGGTGTCGCGGTGCCGTTCCTGCTCATGGGCAAGCTCATCCTCGACTGGTCCACCACCGGTTTCGACCCGAACAACACCATCCGCGCGATCCTCGCGATCGCCGGCGTGTGGATCGTCGCCTCCGTCGGCTCGTACTACATCGGCCGCTCGATCTACGGCGTCACCGTCGTCGACCGCAAGGCCGAGCAGCAGCAGGCGTACCGCTAG
- a CDS encoding cation:proton antiporter yields the protein MSPFEWILAGCIAVMTVALVSGLVLILRTSDFLTRAVLSDLIFYAMLCIFLTWTLTHSTSIGYEVALLAAIAGGVLPTLSMARIISKGRR from the coding sequence ATGAGTCCCTTCGAGTGGATCCTCGCCGGCTGCATCGCCGTCATGACCGTCGCGCTGGTCTCCGGACTGGTGCTCATCCTGCGCACCTCCGACTTCCTCACCCGGGCGGTGCTCAGCGACCTCATCTTCTACGCCATGCTGTGCATCTTCCTCACCTGGACGCTCACGCACTCCACGTCCATCGGCTACGAGGTCGCCCTGCTCGCCGCCATCGCCGGCGGTGTCCTGCCGACCCTGTCGATGGCGCGCATCATCTCGAAGGGACGCAGATAA
- a CDS encoding monovalent cation/H+ antiporter subunit E has product MQTVDWVLPLFAAVPLLSAAIAVLLPWRAARDVISMVIPLAGIVAGGWLFAHTAEHGAIAHNVGLYVGGVAIPFAADTFSAIMIITTMIVAATANWFAIVSGETVSRYYASLTLILITGVNGALLTADLFNFFVFIEVMLLPSYGLIAMSGTWSRLAGGRTFVLVNLFASTLLLIGVGFVYGVTGSVNIAALQGVAAGNGPAVVAMGVVVIAIAAKAGVFPVHTWLPRTYPGSSAAVMGLFSGLHTKVAVYMLFRIYVHIFDLEDRWNWLIIAIMIISMLIGAFAGLAENSIRRVLGYQMINGMPFILVMLAFTSEDPQRALAAGLLYTLHHMITVGALILNSGAIEETYATGTLSKLSGLARRDPLVAAVFAAGAFSIVGFPPFSGMWGKILIVVEIARTADWVAWLVIAVIVIASVGALLAMIRVWRTVFWGSPMQKYPSALRVSGRLLAPSALLMVVSLAMFVFAGPLIDAVLISTEGLLDVGAYADAVLGEDPIGVPDMTDLQEAADMHVLIYIPWLIKEIFVAGFQVAAAAFRPAAGYDPVVVRYPLRVTSDWQIFWFTTSITATPSTLSLGLREPTEPGAPRILLVQAAFGSDPSDVVAGLADMEERMAPHVKNIDHGVPGHGSVTELPRPYYEYPTDRKEHDR; this is encoded by the coding sequence ATGCAGACCGTTGACTGGGTCCTGCCCCTGTTCGCCGCCGTCCCGCTGCTGTCCGCCGCGATCGCGGTACTGCTGCCCTGGCGCGCCGCCCGCGACGTCATCTCGATGGTCATCCCTCTGGCCGGCATCGTCGCCGGTGGCTGGCTGTTCGCCCACACCGCCGAGCACGGCGCCATCGCCCACAACGTGGGCCTGTACGTCGGTGGTGTGGCCATCCCGTTCGCCGCGGACACGTTCTCCGCGATCATGATCATCACGACGATGATCGTCGCCGCGACCGCCAACTGGTTCGCCATCGTCAGCGGTGAGACCGTCTCCCGCTACTACGCGTCGCTGACCCTCATCCTCATCACGGGTGTCAACGGTGCCCTGCTCACGGCCGACCTGTTCAACTTCTTCGTGTTCATCGAGGTCATGCTGCTGCCGTCCTACGGCCTCATCGCGATGTCGGGCACGTGGTCGCGCCTGGCGGGCGGCCGCACGTTCGTGCTGGTCAACCTCTTCGCCTCCACGCTGCTGCTCATCGGTGTCGGTTTCGTCTACGGTGTCACCGGCTCCGTCAACATCGCCGCCCTGCAGGGCGTGGCCGCCGGCAACGGCCCGGCCGTCGTGGCGATGGGTGTGGTGGTCATCGCGATCGCCGCGAAGGCGGGTGTGTTCCCGGTCCACACGTGGCTGCCACGCACCTACCCGGGCTCCTCGGCCGCGGTGATGGGCCTGTTCTCCGGCCTGCACACCAAGGTCGCGGTGTACATGCTCTTCCGGATCTACGTGCACATCTTCGATCTCGAGGACCGGTGGAACTGGCTGATCATCGCCATCATGATCATCTCCATGCTCATCGGCGCGTTCGCGGGCCTGGCGGAGAACTCGATCCGCCGGGTGCTGGGCTACCAGATGATCAACGGCATGCCGTTCATCCTGGTGATGCTGGCGTTCACCTCGGAGGATCCGCAGCGCGCCCTGGCCGCCGGCCTGCTGTACACGCTGCACCACATGATCACGGTCGGGGCGCTCATCCTCAATTCGGGCGCGATCGAGGAGACCTACGCCACCGGCACGCTGTCCAAGCTCTCGGGCCTGGCGCGTCGCGATCCCCTGGTCGCCGCCGTCTTCGCCGCCGGCGCGTTCTCCATCGTCGGTTTCCCGCCGTTCTCCGGCATGTGGGGCAAGATCCTCATCGTCGTGGAGATCGCGCGGACCGCCGACTGGGTCGCGTGGCTGGTCATCGCGGTGATCGTCATCGCGTCCGTCGGCGCGCTGCTGGCCATGATCCGGGTGTGGCGCACAGTCTTCTGGGGTTCACCGATGCAGAAGTACCCGTCCGCCCTGCGCGTCTCCGGCCGCCTGCTGGCACCGTCGGCGCTGCTCATGGTGGTGTCGCTCGCCATGTTCGTCTTCGCCGGCCCGCTTATCGACGCCGTCCTCATCTCCACCGAAGGCCTCCTCGACGTCGGCGCCTACGCCGACGCGGTCCTCGGCGAGGACCCCATCGGCGTCCCCGACATGACCGACCTGCAGGAGGCCGCTGACATGCACGTGCTCATCTACATCCCCTGGTTGATCAAGGAGATCTTCGTCGCCGGTTTCCAGGTCGCGGCAGCCGCGTTCCGCCCGGCCGCCGGCTATGACCCGGTGGTGGTGCGCTACCCGCTGCGGGTGACCAGCGACTGGCAGATCTTCTGGTTCACCACCTCCATCACCGCCACCCCCTCGACCCTGTCGCTCGGCCTGCGCGAGCCCACCGAACCCGGTGCCCCCCGCATCCTGCTCGTGCAGGCGGCCTTCGGCTCCGATCCCTCCGACGTCGTCGCCGGCCTGGCCGACATGGAGGAGCGCATGGCACCGCACGTCAAGAACATCGACCACGGGGTGCCGGGCCACGGCTCGGTCACCGAGCTGCCCCGCCCGTACTACGAGTACCCGACCGACCGGAAGGAGCACGACCGATGA
- a CDS encoding cation:proton antiporter subunit C, whose amino-acid sequence MIMALTIGVLVTGAVYLIQQRGMVRIVFGMTLFGHAANLMLLAGGVGAWRGEPFPDRTAVADAADPLPQAFVLTAIVIAMATTTILLTLSALGRDDDTDVPEPADDNITDPMATLGRAAATEPTGSTAKEVRS is encoded by the coding sequence ATGATCATGGCCCTGACCATCGGCGTGCTCGTCACCGGCGCCGTCTACCTCATCCAGCAACGCGGCATGGTCCGCATCGTCTTCGGCATGACCCTGTTCGGCCACGCCGCCAACCTCATGCTGCTCGCCGGCGGTGTCGGCGCATGGCGTGGGGAACCGTTCCCCGACCGCACCGCGGTCGCCGACGCCGCCGACCCCCTCCCCCAGGCGTTCGTCCTCACCGCCATCGTCATCGCCATGGCCACGACGACGATCCTGCTCACCCTCTCTGCCCTCGGACGGGATGACGACACCGACGTCCCCGAGCCGGCCGACGACAACATCACCGACCCGATGGCCACCCTCGGCCGCGCCGCCGCGACAGAGCCCACCGGGTCCACTGCGAAGGAGGTGCGCAGCTGA
- a CDS encoding DUF4040 family protein: MTLVLVIALAALAVVLAPPAVRVFDRKAGWPLAALFIAGAVILGRELPAVIDGRALEFTQVWVPDVIAPGMDVSLALRGDALGVFFSLLALVIGAVVFIYSAAYLPKHQGNTSFYTIMTAFTLSILLLVLADDVILLFLAWELVSLASFMLIARSGSSGEAGSVRTLVLTFVGGLTLLTAVAIAATQAGTTNLQGILASDVWAGNPGLTATVAVLIAVSAFTKSAQLPFHFWLPEAMAAATPVSAFLHAAAVVKAGIYLLLRFSTIFHDVAVWNWLLIVAGMTTAIVSAAFAVQKTDLKQLTAYSTVSHLGWIVATIGVGTPFAIAAAVVHTAAHALFKSSLFMLIGVIDHEAGSRDIRRLGRLYDKMPFTFGSVVVGAASMAAVPPLLGFISKEGMLTAFQDAPVGNAGVVILLVAAAIGAVLTFTYSAKIVFGAFIDGPRDMSGVHEAPVSLWLPAALPGLMSLPLAFMVGLADAPVDAVVAAVGAEHESHLALWHGINTPLLISVGVLVVGVLGVVARKRIWPAVEGRSLFPGSGNAALHSLTQGATTLGRGLGAMADTHNPSRHLLPLVGCVVVLAAVTLGVSISNGGGIDGIALAPRAKGLDNWWDLIPLAMIAVSVAGLMTTRNRLSAAVLLGTAGAGMSLQMMMLGAPDVALTQLTVEALTVIVIMMVLRYQPEQFPTVRSGAQVRSLIVALLAGTTAFLGVFTLMGRRDRSELAMWYLEEAPEITGGQNVVATILVEFRALDTLGELSVLGMAAVVIAAVVSSMPRHPFKGGTRPAPFGQSQLNSIPMRKVIVLAIPVLAVLSVLVFMRGHQDPGGGFVAALIMGAAIGLAYLSKGSDSIVFRESTPMWLTGIGIITALAAGFIGLLKGSFLYAIHGYVLGTHQTTSLIFDLGIYLAVLGMLTMSINALGGYLRPGTEQEELDWVRSGDGPLPATAPVEAEEDAAEAFPTPINPADAPRSVLVRESRTDAKARPDTAARPDGKENNE; the protein is encoded by the coding sequence GTGACACTTGTTCTTGTCATTGCGCTCGCGGCCCTGGCGGTTGTTCTCGCCCCACCCGCGGTGCGCGTGTTCGACAGAAAGGCGGGGTGGCCGCTCGCTGCCCTGTTCATCGCCGGTGCTGTGATCCTCGGTCGCGAGCTGCCCGCCGTCATCGACGGGAGGGCGCTCGAGTTCACTCAGGTGTGGGTGCCGGACGTCATCGCCCCGGGGATGGATGTCTCGCTGGCGTTGCGCGGCGACGCACTCGGCGTCTTCTTCTCGCTGCTGGCGCTGGTCATCGGCGCGGTGGTGTTCATCTACTCGGCCGCCTACCTGCCGAAACATCAGGGCAACACCAGTTTCTACACCATCATGACGGCGTTCACGCTGTCGATCCTGCTGCTCGTGCTCGCCGATGACGTCATCCTGCTGTTCCTGGCGTGGGAGCTGGTGTCGCTGGCGTCGTTCATGCTCATCGCCCGGTCGGGGTCGAGTGGTGAGGCAGGCTCGGTCCGCACCCTCGTGCTCACCTTCGTCGGTGGTCTCACGCTGCTCACGGCGGTGGCGATCGCGGCGACCCAGGCGGGGACGACGAACCTGCAGGGGATCCTGGCCAGCGACGTGTGGGCGGGCAACCCGGGGCTGACGGCCACGGTGGCGGTACTCATCGCGGTCTCCGCGTTCACCAAGTCGGCGCAGCTGCCCTTCCACTTCTGGCTGCCCGAGGCGATGGCCGCGGCCACGCCGGTGTCGGCGTTCCTGCACGCGGCCGCGGTGGTCAAGGCCGGTATCTACCTGCTGCTGCGCTTCTCCACGATCTTCCACGACGTCGCGGTGTGGAACTGGCTGCTCATCGTCGCGGGCATGACCACCGCCATCGTCTCGGCGGCGTTCGCGGTGCAGAAGACAGACCTCAAGCAGCTCACCGCGTACTCCACGGTCTCCCATCTGGGCTGGATCGTGGCCACCATCGGCGTGGGCACCCCCTTCGCCATCGCCGCGGCCGTGGTCCACACCGCCGCGCACGCCCTGTTCAAGTCGAGCCTGTTCATGCTCATCGGCGTCATCGACCACGAGGCCGGCTCCCGCGACATCCGTCGCCTGGGCAGGCTCTACGACAAGATGCCGTTCACGTTCGGCTCGGTGGTCGTCGGCGCGGCGTCGATGGCCGCGGTCCCGCCGCTGCTGGGCTTCATCTCCAAGGAGGGCATGCTCACCGCCTTCCAGGACGCCCCGGTCGGCAACGCCGGCGTGGTCATCCTGCTCGTCGCCGCGGCGATCGGCGCGGTCCTCACCTTCACCTACTCGGCGAAGATCGTCTTCGGCGCGTTCATCGACGGCCCCCGTGACATGAGCGGCGTCCACGAGGCCCCCGTCTCCCTGTGGCTGCCGGCCGCTCTGCCGGGCCTGATGTCGCTGCCGCTGGCGTTCATGGTGGGGCTTGCCGACGCCCCCGTGGACGCCGTCGTCGCCGCCGTCGGCGCCGAGCACGAATCCCACCTCGCCCTGTGGCACGGGATCAACACCCCGCTGCTCATCTCCGTCGGCGTGCTCGTCGTCGGCGTCCTCGGTGTCGTGGCACGGAAGCGGATCTGGCCGGCCGTCGAGGGCCGCAGCCTCTTCCCCGGCTCCGGCAACGCCGCCCTCCACTCGCTCACCCAGGGGGCGACCACCCTGGGCCGTGGCCTCGGGGCCATGGCCGACACCCACAACCCCTCCCGCCACCTGCTGCCGCTCGTCGGCTGCGTGGTGGTGCTCGCGGCGGTGACCCTCGGGGTGTCGATAAGCAACGGCGGCGGGATCGACGGCATCGCGCTCGCACCACGGGCCAAGGGTCTGGACAACTGGTGGGACCTCATCCCGCTGGCGATGATCGCCGTGTCCGTCGCCGGCCTCATGACCACGCGGAACCGGCTGTCCGCCGCCGTGCTGCTCGGCACCGCGGGTGCCGGCATGAGCCTGCAGATGATGATGCTCGGCGCCCCCGACGTCGCCCTGACCCAGCTGACCGTCGAGGCGCTCACCGTCATCGTCATCATGATGGTGCTGCGCTACCAGCCGGAACAGTTCCCCACCGTCCGCTCCGGCGCCCAGGTACGGTCCCTGATCGTCGCGCTGCTCGCCGGCACCACCGCCTTCCTCGGCGTGTTCACCCTCATGGGTCGCCGCGACCGCTCCGAACTGGCCATGTGGTACCTCGAGGAAGCCCCCGAGATCACCGGCGGCCAGAACGTCGTGGCCACCATCCTCGTCGAATTCCGTGCCCTGGACACCCTCGGTGAACTCTCGGTGCTCGGCATGGCCGCCGTGGTCATCGCCGCCGTGGTCAGCTCCATGCCCCGCCACCCCTTCAAGGGCGGCACCCGACCGGCCCCCTTCGGCCAGTCCCAGCTCAACTCCATCCCCATGCGCAAGGTCATCGTCCTGGCCATCCCCGTTCTCGCGGTCCTGTCCGTGCTCGTGTTCATGCGCGGCCACCAGGACCCGGGTGGCGGCTTCGTCGCGGCCCTGATCATGGGCGCCGCCATCGGCCTGGCCTACCTGTCCAAGGGCAGCGACTCCATCGTCTTCCGCGAGTCCACCCCCATGTGGCTGACCGGCATCGGCATCATCACGGCACTGGCCGCCGGCTTCATCGGCCTGCTCAAGGGCTCCTTCCTCTACGCCATCCACGGCTACGTCCTGGGCACCCACCAGACCACCTCGCTCATCTTCGACCTGGGCATCTACCTCGCCGTGCTGGGCATGCTCACCATGTCCATCAACGCCCTCGGCGGGTACCTGCGTCCCGGCACCGAGCAGGAGGAACTCGACTGGGTCCGTTCCGGCGACGGCCCCCTGCCGGCCACCGCCCCGGTCGAGGCCGAAGAGGACGCCGCCGAGGCGTTCCCCACCCCGATCAACCCGGCTGACGCGCCGCGGTCGGTGCTGGTCCGCGAGTCCCGCACCGACGCCAAAGCCCGCCCCGACACCGCAGCCCGCCCCGATGGAAAGGAGAACAACGAATGA